The following proteins come from a genomic window of Waddliaceae bacterium:
- the acpS gene encoding holo-ACP synthase — protein sequence MEILGIGNDIIAISRIAASIEKHGQRFIDKVFTVKEREYCEGYGSDRIGHYAGRFAAKEAAVKALGTGFSQGISWHDIEILNDSNGKPYVVVSDIIIEKFGGIDIMISLSHCHSSATAVALAFINDQ from the coding sequence ATGGAAATTCTTGGCATTGGCAACGACATCATCGCGATATCGCGTATAGCGGCGAGCATTGAAAAGCATGGCCAGCGTTTTATTGACAAAGTCTTCACTGTTAAAGAGCGCGAGTATTGTGAGGGTTATGGCAGCGACAGGATAGGTCACTATGCCGGGCGTTTTGCTGCAAAGGAGGCTGCCGTCAAGGCTTTGGGTACTGGATTTTCGCAAGGGATCTCATGGCATGACATCGAGATCCTTAATGACAGCAATGGCAAGCCGTATGTTGTCGTTAGCGATATCATCATCGAGAAGTTTGGTGGTATAGATATTATGATATCGTTGAGTCACTGCCATTCTAGCGCCACTGCCGTGGCGCTAGCATTTATCAATGATCAATGA
- a CDS encoding fimbria/pilus outer membrane usher protein — protein sequence MRSFFLLLCLLLSPSLVAEDIKVSSPFGKLYTSIFGEKDVSEKAVVPFYFNEDKRPSGTVLVYFSYGDDDVSRFAVAPVVEAADLRAHRSAIESLSSVADNDGIVSVEDADDTGFVVVFDNANALLRITIDTMLREVVAHDVQPYNNPSIIIPTIEPADLSAYINVNAGTGYAFDSSDSVTSRSRQPFTVAFDGTINLRDWIFDGEGDYYESGDVHWARGPMLLSRDIPDKLLRFSFGDITFPTKGFQKTITIGGIAVTKNFELQPSFIGYPIFNEEVFLEHPSIVEIFINDQLYETYYLSAGTHNFYDLPAKTGSNDVIFKITDNIGREKIIPVPFLYTRNALSPKISQHSTAIGTEPVITDGRYRYPGSLWLVSHFYRHGISDTFTLGEYIQARKGQGLFGFEGIVAMKYGALTFDTAASHIFGKTSGGAVSLSFKNFLSNASDSVPQTSWNASTTFYSRRFARITVDDPDKTTRFSCSASAGRPLFYGISGKAGVDYKFLRGAAKDTYSISLNASRKLRSNISTSLQFNFMLNDSEQYDRRCLFTLIWSFPNKNQYITFHRNFNSDVSRTSWRYNSPKSVNAINSTLNYNHSTADDKDEGTISGSVHYTMRRAVLRGSYRNTVSLSDTSLMTGISQMSIGTALVFADGVFSVGKPISGSFAVISRDKSLWGHSVGVDPTYDNDYNAIAGIFPGVISSIPDYQMRTVSIDMSSLPVGTDIGASSYILSPRHSSGFLIPIHRYASALLKGTLVDGVGEVISFQSGYFVDVDAGDEGSPIQFFTDKSGRFVVMGVKPGTYEIQFISEDLAPTMITVPEGVTGKYYIGALTINAVEE from the coding sequence ATGCGGTCGTTTTTTTTGTTATTATGTTTACTGCTGTCGCCTTCGCTTGTTGCTGAGGACATAAAGGTATCGTCACCTTTCGGAAAATTATATACTAGTATTTTCGGTGAGAAAGACGTCTCCGAAAAGGCCGTTGTCCCTTTTTATTTCAATGAAGACAAACGCCCTTCTGGTACGGTGTTGGTATATTTTTCTTATGGCGACGATGACGTCTCTCGTTTCGCTGTAGCTCCTGTCGTAGAGGCTGCTGATCTACGTGCTCATCGTAGTGCTATAGAGAGTCTTTCGTCTGTCGCCGACAACGATGGCATTGTTTCTGTAGAAGACGCCGATGACACTGGTTTTGTTGTAGTTTTCGACAATGCCAATGCGTTGTTACGCATCACCATTGACACCATGCTTCGCGAGGTCGTCGCCCATGATGTCCAGCCGTACAACAACCCATCTATCATCATTCCTACCATCGAGCCTGCGGATCTCAGTGCGTATATCAATGTAAATGCCGGTACGGGATATGCTTTTGATTCTTCTGACAGTGTTACCAGCCGTTCGCGGCAGCCTTTTACTGTAGCTTTTGACGGTACTATAAATTTAAGAGACTGGATTTTTGATGGTGAGGGCGACTATTATGAGAGTGGTGACGTCCATTGGGCTCGTGGTCCTATGCTTCTTTCTCGCGACATCCCCGACAAGTTGCTGAGGTTTTCTTTTGGCGACATAACCTTCCCTACGAAGGGTTTCCAGAAGACGATCACCATCGGCGGTATTGCTGTAACGAAGAATTTCGAGTTGCAGCCGAGCTTCATAGGATACCCTATTTTTAACGAAGAGGTTTTCCTTGAGCATCCTTCTATTGTAGAGATTTTCATCAACGACCAATTATATGAGACGTATTATCTTTCTGCTGGAACGCACAATTTCTATGACCTTCCTGCGAAGACGGGTTCTAACGATGTTATTTTCAAGATCACCGACAATATTGGCAGAGAGAAGATTATTCCAGTACCATTTTTGTATACGCGCAATGCTTTATCGCCGAAGATCTCTCAGCATAGTACTGCTATAGGCACTGAGCCTGTCATCACTGACGGCAGGTATCGTTATCCTGGAAGTCTTTGGCTTGTATCGCATTTTTATCGTCATGGTATCAGCGACACGTTTACTTTGGGAGAATACATACAGGCGCGCAAAGGCCAAGGTCTTTTTGGTTTTGAGGGCATCGTCGCGATGAAATATGGCGCTCTGACTTTCGACACTGCTGCCAGTCATATCTTCGGGAAGACGTCTGGTGGTGCTGTTAGTCTATCTTTCAAGAACTTCCTCTCTAACGCTAGCGACAGTGTCCCTCAGACGTCGTGGAATGCTTCTACGACATTTTATTCTCGGCGTTTTGCTCGTATTACTGTCGACGACCCCGACAAGACGACGCGTTTTTCCTGCAGTGCTTCTGCTGGAAGGCCGTTATTCTATGGTATTTCTGGGAAGGCTGGTGTCGACTACAAATTCCTCCGTGGTGCTGCTAAAGACACGTATAGCATCTCTCTCAATGCGAGTAGGAAGTTACGGAGCAATATCAGCACATCGCTACAGTTCAACTTCATGCTCAACGACAGTGAACAATACGATAGGCGCTGTCTTTTTACTCTTATCTGGTCATTCCCTAACAAGAACCAATATATAACTTTCCACAGGAACTTCAACAGCGATGTATCGCGTACGTCGTGGCGTTACAACTCTCCTAAGAGTGTCAATGCTATAAACTCTACACTCAACTACAACCATTCTACTGCCGACGATAAAGACGAAGGGACGATTTCGGGCTCTGTCCATTACACCATGCGTCGCGCTGTACTTCGCGGGTCATATAGAAACACGGTATCTCTCAGTGACACGTCGTTGATGACGGGCATTTCGCAGATGTCGATAGGGACGGCGCTAGTTTTCGCCGACGGAGTTTTCTCCGTAGGGAAGCCTATATCGGGGAGTTTCGCTGTAATTTCTCGCGACAAAAGCCTTTGGGGTCATAGTGTCGGCGTCGACCCTACTTATGACAACGACTACAATGCCATCGCCGGTATTTTCCCTGGCGTGATATCGTCGATACCCGACTATCAGATGCGTACTGTTTCCATTGACATGAGTTCTCTCCCTGTTGGCACCGACATTGGCGCGTCGTCGTATATATTATCGCCGCGACATAGCAGCGGCTTCTTGATACCTATCCATCGCTATGCTTCTGCTCTCCTCAAAGGCACTCTCGTCGATGGTGTCGGTGAAGTCATCTCTTTCCAGTCGGGATATTTCGTCGATGTTGATGCCGGTGATGAAGGTTCTCCTATACAGTTTTTCACCGACAAGTCCGGGCGTTTTGTTGTCATGGGTGTAAAGCCTGGAACTTATGAGATACAGTTTATCTCCGAAGATTTAGCTCCTACGATGATCACCGTCCCTGAGGGTGTTACAGGAAAGTATTATATCGGTGCTCTCACCATCAACGCCGTGGAGGAATAA
- a CDS encoding fimbrial major subunit CsuA/B family protein → MKKLFIIIGVMFCFVLYGHHSSDPDLELDIENITWEGSNNSNEYDAYSIDDVTQKVSFYVTYDESFDDNFFVTFSEGQSSDYDRFMSCGGETLSYQIYDSKQHHNILKEIPEASQNQDVIKGTDKHNKTRVQCDYYISIPAGQTSAAGVYTDTFVLRLYQGKVHKTYELYDTASVTFTAIIPATTQISLVNSGGSFDALDTSQNVDFGDITGPMSLTFDMLVLSSGSYSVAMESENGGVLKQNDVDDEIPYALKIDGNIKDLSGEEAVTVASGSEATPSGGDTFHVTVSVDTITQPVLSGEYNDVVYIEVSSTE, encoded by the coding sequence ATGAAGAAACTATTTATAATAATCGGTGTTATGTTTTGTTTTGTTCTATATGGGCATCATTCTTCCGATCCTGACCTAGAGCTTGACATCGAGAATATCACATGGGAAGGGAGTAACAACAGCAACGAATATGACGCCTACAGCATCGACGACGTTACGCAGAAAGTCTCGTTTTATGTGACATATGATGAAAGTTTCGACGACAACTTCTTCGTAACATTCTCCGAAGGGCAGTCTTCTGACTACGACAGATTTATGTCGTGCGGCGGAGAAACGCTTTCATACCAGATCTACGACTCGAAACAGCATCATAACATCTTAAAAGAAATCCCCGAAGCTTCGCAAAACCAAGACGTCATCAAGGGCACTGACAAGCACAACAAAACCCGCGTACAATGCGACTACTATATCTCAATCCCTGCCGGCCAGACCTCCGCTGCTGGCGTCTATACCGATACCTTCGTGTTGAGGCTTTACCAAGGGAAAGTACATAAAACTTATGAGCTCTATGACACCGCTTCCGTAACGTTTACTGCTATAATACCTGCAACGACACAGATCTCCCTGGTAAACAGCGGCGGCAGCTTCGATGCCCTCGACACCAGCCAGAACGTCGACTTCGGCGACATCACAGGGCCTATGTCTTTGACGTTCGATATGCTCGTTCTCAGCAGCGGAAGCTATTCCGTGGCGATGGAGTCGGAGAACGGCGGTGTACTGAAACAGAACGACGTCGATGATGAGATCCCCTACGCACTAAAAATCGATGGCAACATAAAAGACCTGTCAGGCGAAGAAGCAGTAACAGTGGCGTCTGGATCGGAAGCTACACCATCAGGAGGCGACACCTTCCATGTCACCGTCAGCGTCGATACCATAACACAACCCGTCCTCTCCGGAGAATATAACGATGTCGTATACATAGAAGTTTCCTCAACAGAGTAA
- a CDS encoding 23S rRNA (pseudouridine(1915)-N(3))-methyltransferase RlmH, with amino-acid sequence MLKVKIITPGKTKEHWLKDALDEYCKRLSGAIAIEFVYPRDDAHLVSLVDKEKLCLALDPFGDVVTSEGFCKILYKAFEEGGSRVSFVIGGPEGLPDVVRKRCNMLRLSSMTFTHQMTRLILLEQIYRAAEIYRGSSYHK; translated from the coding sequence ATGTTGAAGGTTAAGATAATAACACCTGGGAAGACTAAGGAGCATTGGTTAAAGGATGCTCTTGACGAGTATTGCAAGCGTCTTAGTGGTGCTATTGCCATAGAGTTCGTATATCCTCGCGATGACGCGCATCTTGTTAGTCTTGTCGACAAGGAGAAGCTTTGTCTTGCTTTGGATCCTTTTGGTGATGTTGTCACCAGCGAGGGTTTTTGTAAAATATTGTATAAAGCTTTCGAAGAAGGAGGCTCTCGAGTTTCTTTCGTTATCGGGGGTCCTGAGGGTCTTCCTGATGTTGTAAGGAAAAGGTGTAATATGTTGAGGCTTTCTTCTATGACGTTCACGCATCAGATGACACGTCTTATACTTTTAGAGCAGATATACCGTGCTGCTGAGATATATCGCGGTTCTTCGTATCACAAATAA
- a CDS encoding molecular chaperone, with amino-acid sequence MRFILCLFVFMASFCIGYAIEFSPMSATFDGSGDNATQSFQVYNPSSTDKAAVRLFIGDRSIDVDGNDTFVENEEDFIIYPPQMILQPEQTQIVRVTWMGNEESSVERAYRIIAEQLPVDLKKRESDGKASIRLLMRFVGSIYVVPNDASADIVLESSYEDSSDDMVLLFENRGTAHALLRELSLSITPHDTDVEALHFSSEELAGISGENILAGSKRKFFLSLPDDFAKNAFDIKFSYDNE; translated from the coding sequence ATGCGTTTTATTTTATGTCTTTTTGTTTTCATGGCATCATTTTGTATTGGTTATGCTATAGAGTTCAGTCCTATGAGTGCGACGTTTGACGGTTCTGGCGACAATGCCACGCAGTCGTTCCAAGTTTACAATCCGTCGTCTACCGACAAAGCTGCGGTGCGTCTTTTTATTGGCGATCGTAGCATTGACGTCGACGGCAATGACACTTTTGTTGAGAACGAGGAAGATTTCATTATTTATCCTCCTCAGATGATTTTACAGCCTGAGCAGACGCAGATCGTCCGTGTTACGTGGATGGGCAACGAAGAGTCCTCTGTTGAGCGTGCGTATCGTATTATTGCCGAGCAGCTTCCTGTAGACCTTAAGAAGCGGGAGTCTGACGGCAAGGCCTCTATACGTCTTCTTATGCGTTTTGTTGGGTCGATATATGTCGTTCCCAATGATGCTTCTGCCGACATTGTTTTGGAGTCTTCGTATGAAGACAGTTCTGATGATATGGTATTGTTATTTGAGAACCGCGGCACTGCCCATGCTCTTCTTCGGGAGCTGAGCCTTTCCATTACTCCCCATGACACTGACGTCGAGGCCCTTCATTTTTCTTCTGAGGAATTGGCGGGGATTTCCGGTGAGAACATTTTGGCGGGATCCAAGAGGAAGTTTTTTCTTTCGCTTCCTGATGATTTTGCTAAAAACGCTTTTGACATAAAGTTCTCTTATGATAATGAGTAA
- the lgt gene encoding prolipoprotein diacylglyceryl transferase, translated as MAWFYWDPDPVFITIPFINHPIMWYGLLFATGFAIGYLFLVNIFAKTLRQHHKPYESKILARESVDKMAWYVVAGTIIGARLGHVFFYSWPLYRDNLFDIIKIWEGGLASHGGAIGVMIALVFAARAVKKKIPEATFFFLFDAIVVPTALVGAFIRMGNFFNQEVIGTETNMPWAVVFGTPFDGSTPIPRHPVQLYEAMFYLFTFITLFIICKKYQALTKRGLLSGLFFVMIFGFRFFVEFFKEPMSMLFDGEHYLLMGQYLSIPFIILGAILLFFVHTKKES; from the coding sequence ATGGCATGGTTCTACTGGGATCCAGACCCCGTATTCATAACAATACCATTTATCAACCACCCAATCATGTGGTACGGCTTACTCTTCGCCACAGGATTCGCAATAGGATACCTCTTCCTCGTAAATATCTTCGCCAAAACACTACGACAACATCACAAACCTTACGAATCGAAAATCCTCGCAAGAGAAAGCGTAGATAAAATGGCGTGGTACGTCGTCGCAGGAACAATAATAGGAGCACGGCTAGGACATGTGTTCTTCTATAGCTGGCCGCTATACCGAGACAATCTTTTCGACATAATAAAAATATGGGAAGGAGGGCTCGCCAGCCACGGAGGAGCTATAGGGGTGATGATAGCACTAGTCTTTGCAGCACGCGCCGTGAAGAAAAAAATCCCAGAAGCAACGTTTTTCTTCCTGTTCGACGCCATAGTCGTACCAACAGCGCTAGTAGGAGCGTTTATCAGGATGGGAAATTTCTTCAACCAAGAGGTCATAGGAACGGAAACAAATATGCCTTGGGCTGTCGTCTTCGGAACACCCTTCGACGGTAGCACACCAATACCACGACACCCCGTGCAGCTGTACGAAGCAATGTTCTACCTCTTTACATTCATAACACTCTTTATCATATGCAAAAAATATCAAGCCCTGACAAAAAGGGGACTCCTCAGCGGGCTGTTCTTCGTAATGATCTTCGGCTTCAGATTCTTCGTAGAATTCTTTAAAGAACCAATGAGTATGCTCTTCGACGGAGAGCATTATCTCCTTATGGGACAATACCTCAGCATACCTTTCATCATTTTAGGCGCAATTCTGCTCTTTTTTGTTCACACAAAGAAAGAATCATGA
- a CDS encoding adenosylhomocysteinase, producing the protein MKNYKIINDLDITSEEGKKLAEWGRKEIVMAEKEMPGLMALREEYGESKPLQGSRIAGCLHMTIQTAVLIETLKILGAEVQWSSCNIFSTQDHAAAAIAATGTPVYAWKGETEEEYLWCIEQTIMFDEKPLNMILDDGGDLTELVHDKYPQLLKDIRGITEETTTGVHTLEAMVEKGTLGCPAINVNDSVTKSKFDNLYGCRESLADGLKRATDIMVAGKVVVIAGYGDVGKGCAQSMRGFGARVLITEIDPICAYQAAMEGYEVTTMEDAAPVADIFVTATGCKDIITGKHLDVMKDEAIICNIGHFDHEINVAWLENNENIEEMNIKPQVDKFIWKDSKKSIILLARGRLVNLGCATGHPSFVMSNSFSNQVLAQIELWTKHEEYGQGLHFLPKILDEKVARLHLDKIGVKLTKLSQEQSEYINVPTEGPYKPDYYRY; encoded by the coding sequence ATGAAAAATTATAAAATAATAAACGACCTCGATATCACCTCCGAGGAAGGAAAGAAATTAGCAGAATGGGGACGTAAAGAGATCGTTATGGCAGAGAAAGAAATGCCAGGACTTATGGCGCTACGTGAAGAATATGGCGAAAGCAAACCATTGCAAGGTTCACGTATCGCAGGATGCCTGCATATGACGATACAAACCGCCGTCCTTATCGAAACACTGAAAATCCTAGGTGCAGAAGTGCAGTGGAGCTCTTGTAATATATTCTCTACACAAGACCACGCCGCCGCAGCAATAGCAGCTACAGGGACACCAGTATATGCATGGAAAGGCGAGACAGAAGAAGAATATCTGTGGTGTATAGAACAGACTATCATGTTCGACGAAAAACCACTTAATATGATCCTAGACGATGGCGGCGACCTAACAGAATTAGTACACGATAAATACCCACAACTTCTAAAAGATATCCGCGGTATCACAGAAGAAACAACGACAGGTGTCCATACCTTAGAAGCTATGGTAGAAAAAGGAACACTAGGATGCCCAGCAATAAACGTTAACGACTCCGTAACAAAATCTAAATTCGACAACCTGTACGGATGTAGAGAATCCCTCGCCGATGGACTCAAGCGCGCTACCGATATCATGGTAGCAGGGAAAGTCGTCGTCATCGCAGGATATGGTGACGTAGGAAAAGGATGCGCACAGTCGATGCGAGGCTTCGGAGCACGAGTCCTTATCACAGAAATTGACCCCATCTGCGCATACCAGGCCGCTATGGAAGGATACGAGGTCACCACCATGGAAGATGCCGCTCCCGTCGCCGATATCTTCGTGACGGCAACAGGATGTAAAGATATCATCACAGGAAAACATCTGGACGTCATGAAAGATGAAGCAATAATATGCAATATAGGACACTTCGACCACGAAATTAACGTGGCATGGCTAGAAAATAACGAAAATATCGAAGAAATGAATATCAAACCACAAGTCGATAAGTTCATATGGAAAGATTCAAAGAAAAGCATAATACTCCTAGCAAGAGGACGACTAGTAAACCTCGGATGCGCTACAGGACACCCCTCATTCGTTATGTCAAACTCCTTCTCAAACCAGGTGCTCGCACAGATAGAGCTGTGGACGAAACATGAAGAATATGGACAAGGGCTGCACTTCCTGCCAAAAATCCTCGACGAGAAAGTTGCAAGACTGCACCTCGATAAAATAGGTGTTAAATTGACGAAACTTTCACAAGAACAATCCGAATATATCAACGTTCCAACAGAAGGACCATATAAACCTGACTACTACAGATACTAA